The following proteins are encoded in a genomic region of Pseudodesulfovibrio mercurii:
- the ribB gene encoding 3,4-dihydroxy-2-butanone-4-phosphate synthase, which yields MDQPILKQFGGPISRVEKALKALRKGQGVLVTDNADRENEGDLIFAAETLTVPQMAMLIRECSGIVCLCLTEAKIKSLGLPMMVENNTSAYNTAFTISIEAAEGVTTGVSAADRLTTIKAAIAPDATPASLNSPGHVFPLAARPRGVLERGGHTEATVDLTRLAGLAPCGVLCELTNPDGTMAKLHEIVAFAIKHQMAMCTVQDIIAYREHIGDIDAEMVVPENTSAVTKPTRMFPSGTFSSSR from the coding sequence GGCAGGGCGTGCTGGTCACGGACAATGCCGACCGGGAGAACGAAGGCGACCTCATCTTCGCCGCCGAGACCCTGACCGTGCCCCAGATGGCCATGCTCATCCGCGAGTGCAGCGGCATCGTCTGCCTCTGCCTGACCGAGGCGAAGATCAAGTCCCTCGGCCTGCCCATGATGGTCGAAAACAACACCAGCGCCTACAACACGGCCTTCACCATCTCCATCGAGGCGGCCGAGGGCGTGACAACGGGCGTGTCGGCGGCCGACCGTCTGACCACGATCAAGGCGGCCATCGCGCCCGACGCCACCCCGGCGAGCCTGAACAGCCCGGGCCACGTGTTCCCGCTGGCGGCCAGGCCGCGCGGCGTGCTGGAGCGCGGCGGCCACACCGAAGCCACGGTGGACCTGACGCGGTTGGCCGGGCTTGCGCCCTGCGGCGTGCTCTGCGAGCTGACCAACCCGGACGGGACCATGGCCAAGCTGCACGAGATCGTGGCCTTCGCCATCAAGCACCAGATGGCCATGTGCACGGTCCAGGACATCATCGCCTACCGCGAGCACATCGGCGACATCGACGCCGAGATGGTCGTGCCCGAGAACACTTCGGCCGTAACCAAGCCCACGCGCATGTTCCCCAGCGGCACCTTCTCCTCGAGCCGCTAG